A window of the Vigna angularis cultivar LongXiaoDou No.4 chromosome 3, ASM1680809v1, whole genome shotgun sequence genome harbors these coding sequences:
- the LOC108318767 gene encoding transcription initiation factor TFIID subunit 13 translates to MSSSAAGTLSKPRAASSQPSETSSKRKRGVFQKELQHMMYGFGDDPNPLPESVALMEDIVVEYVTELVHKAQDIGSQRGKLSVEDFLYLIRKDLPKLNRCTELLSMNEELKQARKVFESDEEKLRKVFEVDEAVEG, encoded by the exons ATGAGCAGCTCTGCTGCTGGAACCTTATCAAAACCAAGAGCAGCTTCCTCACAACCATCAGAAACATCATCCAAGCGCAAAAGAGGAGTTTTCCAAAAAGAAT TGCAGCACATGATGTATGGCTTTGGAGATGATCCTAAT CCGCTTCCTGAAAGTGTGGCTCTTATGGAGGACATTGTTGTGGAATATGTCACAGAACTG GTTCATAAAGCCCAAGATATCGGATCTCAAAGGGGGAAGCTATCAGTTGAGGATTTTCTCTATTTGATTCGCAAG GATTTGCCGAAACTTAACCGCTGTACAGAACTACTGTCTATGAATGAAGAACTGAAACAAGCAAGAAAGGTTTTTGAATCAGACGAAGAGAAACTGAGGAAAGTTTTTGAGGTGGACGAGGCAGTGGAAGGATGA
- the LOC108324578 gene encoding uncharacterized protein LOC108324578, with protein sequence MQSVGASSEAHGCHMKKLQPLSRHEEEAAGPAEAAVHGWLEERSKVLHGDGGAAGSEKQEKNWRKHGRFGVPKAIISDQGTHFCNQLIATLLSRYGVKHKVSTPYHPQINGQVEVFNIEVKKLLQKLVQPNRKNWSELLDEALWAQRTAYRTPLGMSPFRIVFGKSCHLLVEIEHKAFWAVKRCNLEYNEAGKQRKLQLQELDEIRLEAYENSRFYKEKVKRFHGMNISRKEFSIRQKVLLYNSKMKLIAGKLRSKWEGPYIIVKIFPNGAVEIRKPEADKSFTVNGHQLKIFQEKQPLENEKSTLQFNDPVLENLP encoded by the exons ATGCAAAGTGTTGGAGCATCCAGTGAAGCACACGGCTGCCACATGAAGAAGCTGCAGCCACTGTCACGGCATGAAGAAGAAGCAGCTGGTCCAGCAGAGGCAGCAGTTCACGGCTGGCTGGAAGAAAGAAGCAAGGTGCTGCATGGTGATGGAGGTGCAGCTGGTTCAGAAAAGCAAGAGAAGAATTGGAGGAAGCATGGGAG GTTTGGGGTTCCGAAGGCAATAATTAGTGATCAAGGCACACACTTCTGCAATCAGCTCATAGCAACACTTCTGAGCAGATATGGAGTCAAACATAAGGTGTCTACACCTTACCACCCACAAATAAATGGGCAGGTAGAGGTGTTTAACATAGAAGTAAAGAAGCTGCTCCAAAAACTGGTCCAGCCAAATAGGAAGAATTGGAGTGAGTTGCTAGATGAAGCATTATGGGCACAAAGGACAGCATACCGTACACCTCTTGGGATGTCACCTTTCAGGATAGTATTTGGTAAATCATGCCATTTACTAGTAGAGATTGAACACAAGGCATTCTGGGCTGTTAAGAGGTGCAATTTGGAGTATAATGAAGCTGGGAAGCAGAGGAAATTGCAGCTACAAGAGCTGGATGAAATCAGGCTGGAGGCTTATGAGAACTCAAGGTTTTATAAAGAGAAAGTGAAGAGGTTTCATGGTATGAATATATCAAGGAAAGAGTTCAGCATTAGGCAGAAAGTGCTCCTGTACAACTCCAAGATGAAGCTGATAGCTGGCAAGCTTAGATCAAAATGGGAAGGTCCATATATAATAGTCAAAATATTCCCAAATGGGGCAGTGGAGATTAGGAAACCAGAGGCTGATAAGTCATTCACGGTCAATGGTCATCAATTAAAAATCTTCCAGGAGAAGCAGCCTTTAGAAAATGAGAAAAGTACATTGCAGTTCAATGATCCAGTTCTAGAAAATCTACCTTGA